A region of the Ranitomeya variabilis isolate aRanVar5 chromosome 5, aRanVar5.hap1, whole genome shotgun sequence genome:
CTTGGGCAAGTGGAGGACATATCCTATGGacaactatagtcattttgctatcaggtcaggTTAATATTGAGGATCTaagaggccagtagtacctttttaacaacacccccccccccttttttctgtTCGTTGATTATAGGGCACTTCCTTCACTGTTTACCCCTTTGTTTTTGTTTAGCTAATTTGACTTTTTACAATATTACCTAGTGTAAGAAGAGAAATCTgggattgtactatacctatataccTGTACCTATACCtatatcatgaatcgtggtatgtgttaaaggggccccctgagactctttcgcccgggaccctcaaaaacctggagccggccctgatcagaTAAGACGTGTTCTGCTGATTTGCTGAGAGCTCTCAGAtgtttatcacacagagaagccttagggaatgtgcacacgtcaggatttcttgcagaaattttcctgacaaaaaccagacatttctgccagaaatccgcatgcgttttttcatgcgtttttgactcgtttttgacacatttttttgtgcgttttttttccaaacgCATAGAATAgtggaaaaaatgcagaaaatccgcaaaattaatgaacatgctgcttttttttttaccgcgatgcgttttttttgcggaaaaaaacgcatcatgtgcacaaaacatgaaaataaaaaaaaaatgaataaaaaagatACTTACTCGATGGCGACCGCCCTGACACTCACGCCGATGACCCTGTgaggcgctttgaggacctctTGATCGAGCCCCAGAATtggaagacttaaaaaaaaaaaaaaaaattatgtgcttggatgtaggctaaaggtaccgtcacattaagcgacgctgcagcgataacgacaacgatgccgatcgctgcagcgtcgctgtgtggtcgctggagagctgtcacacagacagctctccagtgaccaactatgcgaagtcccctgggaaccagggtaaacatcgggttactaagcgcagggccgcgcttagtaacccgatgtttaccctggttaccagtgtaaatgtaaaaaaacaaacactacattcttacattgccgtgtctgtcgcgtcccctgccttcagcttccctgcactgtgtaagcgccggccctaaagcacagcagtgacgtcaccgctgtgctttgctttacggccggcactgacacattcagtgcaggaagctctgagcagcagcgcggacgccgggggacgtgacagacatcagagggtgagtatgtagtgttttttttttaattttacaatggtaaccagggtaaatatcgggttactaagcgcgaccctgcgcttagtaacctgatatttaccctggttaccattgtaaaacattgctggcatcattgcttttgctgtcaaacacgacgatacacgccgatctgacgaccaaataaagttctggactttcaacaatcaacacaacgatatcgcttatccaggacgctgcaacgtcacggatcgctatcgttatcgttgttaagtcgctcagtgtgaaggtacctttagggtatgtgcccacgttgcggattctcctgcggatttttccgcagcagatttggaaaacctgcagtgcaaaaccactgcagttttcactgtggattttcacgcggtttcttctgcggattcctctgcgggttttcaacggcactttcctattggtgcaggttgaaaaccgctgcggaatccgcacaaaggaatgacatgttacttcttttaatccgcagcgtttccgcgctgaattttccgcagcatgtgcacagcagttttttttccccataggtttacatggtactgtaaactttgggaaaactgctgcggatccgcagcgtcaaatccgctgcgtatgcacatacccttatgtgttgtgtgtactgtgatgtctgtgatgatgtggttctgcgatgcatgtaagaaacttaccaATTACGAGCCTGCCCCGGGTATTTCTCCACCCtatccgtctccttctggaagcacctaTGATGCTGCAGCTTATTGTTATACAAAAATTatgtattattaataataataataataataatatatataaatatatattatgtgaacatcaccaaaaagagaaaaaacaaaagaaacacaTTTATTTACCTCACAGCATTGACGAcgcgggggagggctcccagaagaagacaggcTGTGGCTGGCAGGCTGTGGCTGGcaagctgtggctggctgctggcctggggcAGGTCTATGCTCTGGCGGCAGGTCTGCGTCTTGCTTGCTGGCTGGTAACTGGATGAGTGAAGCCCTACATAGCAGGTTTTATATAcacctttcctaattgggggctggccaattgtatctgagcatgcgcagttaaaaaaacggaatccgactCCGGATTCCGTCATGTGATGGATCCGGCGCCTtacggcacccataggcttccattctagtaaaCGCCGGACCCGGCGCTGTCCGTTTTTTTACTGgagacaaaaaactttactttgtccgttttcgacggatctggcgaacgacggatgaaacttgaggccatccatcgctaatacaagtctatgagaaaaaacggatataGCAGCATCATTcgtcggatctgtttttttctaaatTTGCTGGATTgaccctgacggcaaaaaactgatgtgctaAAGCAGCCTAATTCCTACTTTATTACTCTGCACACAGATGAAGTTCAGAGGctctaaatgacaaggtgacatgCTTTGCTGAATCACATCAGCACTGAAAAAAATAGATTTTCTAAGGTCTATTCCTGCATGGAACACAATATAAGCAGcgcacaacacacttctatgaaatgtacTCTGCTGTCTTTGCCTGTGGACCTCACTAATGGAGctagaaaaaaaaatctgctggaaggtcgatttcacagccacacaggacactaactagctaaactatctgacttagaaacaaccgcctagctaactagctaaaaactaTCAGCACCGAGGACTGgattcaggagcagcctctctgcgctgttatagtgacaaaatggcgctaaaacaagatgtcctctctttatatagagagggacatgtgatttcagcagccaatggcacaagcccttgtatctggacattgtggatgtttcctgcaccctgattggctaaccGCAGTTTGAATACATaaagttagagaaaaaaaaattacaagcacGCGGCCCCTCTGAGTCTcctcaccccctcccctcatcaaacatgtgcccccgctcatcatacaccaccactatcccagccaaagtgctgaaaatactttagtggcaacgcaattattttcctgcactttttaccaaatgAATATAAGACAAAAATGCTTGTgattccgaatgtgccatatttatgccgaatttatgtttgacgattgttttccaaacatatttgctcatctctaataaagaTCAAGGACCGTTGGGTTCAGTTGTAGGACAGTAGACTGAATCAAAGCAATAAGGACACTTCTAAAAGAAACTAAAAAATTGGCAATTTGAATACTGACCCTATTTGGGTCAATGTATGTAAtggattttttatgtgttttttttcacttACAAATTGCATGAAATTCGCGAAAATCtgcaagtaaattttgtatttgaatttttttttaatattcaacaTTTTATATTCCTGCTGGATTGTTGCTTCTTGCTCCTGTGATATCACATTTCCTTTCTCTAGAAAGCGACACCTTTTTCTATTtttcaatatttattttatttttttatatattttttatattttatatcgcTTCCTGTAGAAATCATTAGAGCAACACTTATTTTCTTCAGAAAATGGGCTCCACATTGATGTCTGtgagcaaaaaatgcagcaaaatgcagAAACAATGGACATGGTAAATGTTAAACATTTGCACCATTCAAGTTACAAGCGGAAAATGAGGCATCGTGCACAAAACATTCCAAAGATCTCATTTAATTTGCCGGTACTTTATTctgaacaggtttttttttttgtcatttcaaaAAAATACATCATATGTAATAATCCTCTAGATATTATTACAGGACAGAATCAGGAAGTTCATGCGAGAAAACCCTCCAGAATAGTAGAAACAACTATGCAAAGAGTGCGCCAAATATTAATTCACAGTAAAAGAATCACTGCAGATATATAACCAGTTATTAGTTATAAGGGGCAAACACTTGGAATTTTAACACATTTTGATCTTTCAGCTCTCAGGTCTTTATTTTATATTATAATTAGTTGAATGATCTAAAACATTTAAATGCAACAAATCTGAGATATTCTCTATCGAATCAATGGATGTATCACATTATAATGGTTTCACCCAGTTACTCCTTCTCCCTAATATCTTAATAGAACCTTCACATACATATAACACAGCATGAAGGGGCTCGGAGAAggtggcagtgaaggtgtgtaagtgtctgatggggtcacacagctcataaaaggacaactgcccggcctcataatccagataTATCCTGACTCTATAACTGGAGATCTTGTCAGGTAACCGGATCTCTTTACTGTCATGTCTCACTGAATACTGATTATTAATATATCTCCCCAAACTCCAGGACTTGTTATTATCTCCAATCACTAACTGCCACCCCCTCCTGTCTATACTGGGATAACACATCCCCACCCTCCAATCCCCTGATCTACTGATttccacatcccagtaatgtcgtcctgaggtaaatcctCTCCTGCTCATCACCTGATTATTATTctggaatctctctgctgtttctggacgTTTCTGCTTCTCTTTTGCCGAGGTTgcagttttcaggtcgtctgatataaggaCATTATTAGAAGCTGTggttacatccagtaatatgtctgcaggaccCTCCACATAGATCCCGCTCCTTATACCTGATGTTACGTCATATAatttgtgtaatgtgtgtgagatcaTAGCCACTTCCAGGTCATCTCCATCATGGGGCTGTttatcatgtccccctgtgtcctcatcacctcccttctcctcaggatcacacaagtcaccggtgtctggatcctgtaagacagtcagtggatccgtcatgttacacagctcctcaatgtgtctcatcttcctggacagctcgtccttctttatttccagctgatggatcagagcagacagtgacagtgactcttccttttcctgcctggagatgtcactcaggaccttcttctccaggtcgtccacccgtctcctgatgtctgtacacagggcagTGACTCTCTCGACTTCTCCAGCTGCTTTTCCTTGAgcttttctcctgcgctcctccagTCTCTGGACTCTTTCCTCAGTCTTCTCTCTCTTTGTGATCAGTTTCTGCAGATCATTTCTCaatttcttctccttcttctctgAGGCCTCATAAAGCATCTCCAACTGGTGTCCCCGATGTTCTCCGGCcaaactgcaggacacacagatacaagcagcgtcctcagtgcagtaatattccaggatcttctcatggacagaacatttccttttctccagagaagtgctgggatcagataagacgtgttctggtgatttgctgtgaaccctcaggtgtttatcacacagagaagcctcacagcgaagacaggatctaacagcaggtacaggagagtccacacagtaagtgcagcagatcccggtgatctcctcTTGTTCTTGCTGAGTAATCAGGAAACGTTCTGCGACATTATGGAGATATAAGTTCCTCATCAGTGCCGGCCGCACCCAAAACTCTTCTCTGCATTCAGAACAGGAATAAACTCCAGATTCGTCCTGTGTATCCAGCACACGATcaatacagacccggcagaagttgtgtccacatctcagcatTACAGGGTCCTTAAATGTAGATAAACAGATGGAGCAGAGCAGCTCGTCTCTCAGATCAGCAGACGCCATGGCAGACGGAAGAAGGAAGAAATGAAACTGAAAGTgtctattaggccgggatcacacaacagcgagacacggctgagtctcgcaggttaaaaccaagctctggcaccggcactcaggagcggagcgtgcagctccatgtgttgctgtgcggccgcacgctccgttctggagtgccggtgccagagcttggttttaacctgcgagactcggccgtatctcgctgtgtgtgattccGGCCTTACTCAGTACTTAGCAATGTTGTAGTTACACCCATTCACTTAACTTCTTGAAAAATCTGGCACCAGATTTTTTCTACCCCTCCTGAGAGAATCATTATGTAGGGGAAAATACCCTAATTACAGCAATTTATCACTTCTTTTAATGGgtcctgtatttttttattaaccccttcacaaaatTTTACATAAATATACGTCATGGTTGGGAAAGGGTTCACGCAAAATGACATAAATTGATAGCAAAACTATGACATAAACGTATAGCTGACCTTCCACTGTCACCTCGGGGccatttaaccctctaaatgctgtgatcgatatcaattgcagcatttaggaggctgggagagggaggggTGCTCCTTGTCCCTTCAGATTGGTGCTCCTGTGACGTTATCACAAGGACCCtatcgttgccatggcaatgagAGGTCGTCCTGACCACATCCTGTGCACCCAGCTACCGCAAGCCTTCTAGACCATGCATAGAGCATTGTTTAAGAGACTTGTGACAATGCAGCACCacagctcccaaccgtcccggatccagcggggcaTTTCCGATTTTGACAGTGTGCCCCGCGGTCACGGGCAGGGCATTAGTTTTCCCGCACTGCAATGTCACTCATCCTTCCCCTCGTAGAGCAGCACACcatatatatggctgctctgtgctcaCAGGACCTgttatgaggtcacaggaggggaggagtcaggggtcacgtgatcggGGCCTCCATGTATGCATGTAggtcaggactctgctggttgtcatggtgctggatgaggtaagtttaTGTGtttggtcaggaggtgtttacagtgtggatgtagcagacgtgtatgaggtgtacggagcagagccgtgtgtgtacgacgtgtatggagcggagccatgtgtgtatgaggtgtacggagcgcagtcgcatgtgtacgaggtgtacggagcgcagccacgtttgtacaaggtgtatggagcgcagccgcatgtgtacgaggtgtacacagcacagccgcgtgtgtacaagttgTACgtcgcgaagccgtgtgtgtatgaggtgtgcagagcagagctgcgtgtgtacgagttgtacggagctgagccgcgtgtgtatgaggtgtagggagcagagccgtgtgtgtgcaaggtgtacagaaCAGAGCCCTGTGTGCAAGAGgtgtacagtgcagagccgcatgtgtacgatgtgtacggagtggagccgcgtgtgtatgaggtgtatggagcgcagtcgcatgtgtacgaagtgtacggagcgcagccgcatttgtacgaggtgtatggggcgcagccgcatgtgtacgaggtgtacacagcgcagccacgtgtgtgcgaggtgtacagagcggagccctgTTTGTACTAGGTGTACGTCGtgaagccgcatgtgtacgaggtgtatggagcggagccacgtgtgtacgagttgtacggagcggagctgcatgtgtacgaggtgtacggagcagagccccgtgtgtacaaggtgtacggttaggagccgtgtgtgtacaatatGTACGGAGCGGACCGGTGTGTACTAGGTGTtcggagcagagccacatgtgtacgaggtgtacggagcggagccgtgtgtacaagatgtacggagcggagccgcgtgtgcaatgtgtatggagcggagtcgtgtgtgtgtatgaggcgtGCAGagtgaagccgtgtgtgcaaggtgtacagagcagagtcgtttgtgtacgaggtgtatggagcggacgctAGCTGTGTCGGATAGGAGGCGATATtgcgagcatcatgtgtggccattatacagtatggagcataatgtggtgccattatacagtatggagcatcatgtgtggccattatacagtatggagcatcatgtgtggccattatacagtatggaacactatgtgtggccattatacaatatggagcatcatgtgtggccattatacagtatggagcactgtgtgtggccattatacagaatggagcatcatgtgtgttatggacctggtggttaggagcactcggaatgacctgatgagtaaactagaaatcgggacaagctctgggaagtggaaactctgctgaccgcaaaccctactcctatcacacacactagaaatagccgtggagcgtacctaactctccctagacgcctcttcacagcctatgagctaactacccctaaagatagaaatagaagcctaaccttgcctcagagaaattccccaaaggtaaaggcagccccccacatatattgactgtgagtcaagaggaaagtcacaaacacaggaatgaagcaggtttcagcaaaggaggccagacttactaaatagtcagaggatagaaaagggagctatgcggtcagcacaaaaaaactacaaaaaccacgcagagtatgcaagaaGACCCCcaaaccgactcacggtgtggaggtgcaactctgcaccccagagcttccagctagcaagggaatatcatgatagcaagctggacaagaatttagcagtactaatatattcaggaagcaataacaacaaatgaactagcaaagacttagcttctgctggagtagacaggtcctcagagaagtccaagagagatctgaaccaatactgaaacattgacagctggcatgaggtaacgatctgaatggagttaaatagggaagccagcatagcaataaatgggaacagctgacaaagccaacctcagtgaccagcagttccgctcaaagccaccagagggagtccaagagcagaactagccaaagtaccagtcatgaccacaggagggagtccgagaacggaattcacaacagtaccccccccttgaggaggggtcaccgaaccctcaccagggcccccaggccgatcaggacgagccaaatgaaaggcacgaactaaatcggcagcatggacatcggaggcaacaacccaggaattatcctcctgaccatagcccttccacttaaccaagtactgaagcttccgtctcgaaatacgagaatccaaaattttttccaccacatactccaactccccctcaaccaacaccggagcaggaggatcagcggagggaaccataggcgccacatacctccgcaacaatgacctatggaacacattatggatggcaaaagaagctggaaggaccaaacgaaatgacacagggttgagaatttcagaaatcttat
Encoded here:
- the LOC143776889 gene encoding E3 ubiquitin/ISG15 ligase TRIM25-like codes for the protein MASADLRDELLCSICLSTFKDPVMLRCGHNFCRVCIDRVLDTQDESGVYSCSECREEFWVRPALMRNLYLHNVAERFLITQQEQEEITGICCTYCVDSPVPAVRSCLRCEASLCDKHLRVHSKSPEHVLSDPSTSLEKRKCSVHEKILEYYCTEDAACICVSCSLAGEHRGHQLEMLYEASEKKEKKLRNDLQKLITKREKTEERVQRLEERRRKAQGKAAGEVERVTALCTDIRRRVDDLEKKVLSDISRQEKEESLSLSALIHQLEIKKDELSRKMRHIEELCNMTDPLTVLQDPDTGDLCDPEEKGGDEDTGGHDKQPHDGDDLEVAMISHTLHKLYDVTSGIRSGIYVEGPADILLDVTTASNNVLISDDLKTATSAKEKQKRPETAERFQNNNQVMSRRGFTSGRHYWDVEISRSGDWRVGMCYPSIDRRGWQLVIGDNNKSWSLGRYINNQYSVRHDSKEIRLPDKISSYRVRIYLDYEAGQLSFYELCDPIRHLHTFTATFSEPLHAVLYVCEGSIKILGRRSNWVKPL